The Isachenkonia alkalipeptolytica genomic interval ACTCCAAGATTTTTCTCATCTAGATTACGGAATTTTGATAGGAAGAACACTGGAACGGGTAGGAGGAATGAAATCTCCTTTCTTCTACGCCTATCGAAATGACGAGGAAGAAGAAAAAATCGTTGAAATCGACGGCGCAGAACTAATTCTCACCACGGATAATCAACTTATCGTATTGTTAGATAACCAAATGCAGGCATTTAATCTTGAAGAGTTTTTTGATGCTTTAGAACAATAATGTCAATTATCGTTGGAGATAAACAAATGGAGACCTGTCTGATAAAACCAAGAGGTGAACACATGGCTTTAAATATTCTCTTTTTCGGCACCAATCATCCAAAATCCATAAAACCTCTTTACGCCTTGGACCGGAAGCACCAAATCCTTGGCGTCGTGGAATGGAGTCCTAAGGAGGACACTGTCAAAAAGATCCTACGGCAAATCTACCATTATGGGAAAGGGCTTCGAGGAGAAGTTAAAACCCTTAGAAGTTTTGCGAAAAATAGAAAAATCCCCCACATAAACACCCATTCCTGTCCCATAACCTCCGGGGAATTTGAAGAAAAGATAAAAAACCTTCAGCCGGATCTAATTTGTGTATCCAATTTCGGAGAACGGATCCCCCTCAACATTATTGAAATTCCAAAGCACGGCGGAATCAATGCCCACGGATCGTATCTCCCGAATTACCAAGGAGCGATTCCTTGGTTCTGGCAGTACTACAACATGGAAAAAGAGGGCGGCGTAACGATCCACCGAATGAGCGAGAAGGAGGATCAGGGGGAGATCTTACTTCAGGAGAAGTTTCCCATTGAGTTGGGTTTGCGGGAAAACCAGTTGCTACAACGGATTACTAAGCACACTACAAAACTCCTGATGGAGACTGTAGAAGAGATCGAACAAACCGGAGGGATCGAAGCAAACGAGGGAAATATCATTCCAAAAGAACCTGAAAACCTCTTTAAAGGTCGCTGTATTCAGCGGGGAGAAAAATTTATCGACTGGAATATCTGGGAGGTAGAGCGGGTATACCATTTTCTTCGGGGGACGGATGCCATGGAGCTGGATCCTCCGTTTTGGGGAGGTATTTGGGAAGTACAGGATTACAAGAAAATGAAAACCCCGTCGGGAAAAGCAACATCGGATGCAAGACGACGACAACCCGGTGATATACGAAAAACAAAAGAGGGGTATCGGCTGTTATGCAAAAACGGAGAAGTTTTGCTGCAACCCCATTTTTCATTTAAAGCCCTCATAACCGGAATGCTTGCTAAGCGATGAGGCTACCGAAGACCGAAAGTTTGAAAAAAGTGATCATAATACTCAGTAAGGAGATAAGGAGGATGCGCATTGCAACCGATTAAGCGAAGCAAGCTCAGGCTCTTTCTAGGGAAAAACTATTATACCCTCAGAAAGCATATGCAGTGGAGGTTATCGAAGGAGAAATATGCCGATCGTCAAGAAAAAGCAATCCGATCCCATCTGTATTTCAGTCATAAAACCCCTCTCTACCGCAAACTGAAAAATGTGGATATGTGGCTTCAGGAGAATAAGGTGATCAATCTCAACATTGCCATAAAAACCCTAAACGGTCTGGTCCTCTATCCGGGAGAGACGCTGTCCTATTGGAAGAGAATCGGGAATCCTACTGCAAAAAAAGGGTATGTCGAGGGAATGCAGCTATCCCACGGAAAATTCATTGCCAACATCGGAGGAGGGCTTTGCCAGCTTTCCAATCTGATTTACTGGATGACCCTTCACACCCCCCTTACCGTCACGGAGCGAAATCGCCACAGCTATGATGTGTTCCCGGATGTAAAAAGAAAGCAGCCCTTTGGCAGTGGTGCCACCTGTGTATATAATTACGTGGATCTGCAGATTAAAAATGAAACCGAGGTTCCAATGCAGCTTTGTCTGGATGTGGGGGATACCCATCTGATCGGCGCATGGCGGGGAGAAGAACCTCATGAGCTGACCTATGAAGTTTATGAAAAGGAACACTGGATCACCCATGAATACTGGGGAGGATACCTCAGAAACAACCTGATACACCGAAAAGTCTACAATCTGGAGGGAGAAATAATTGACGATGAGTATGTTACGGAAAATCATGCAATTATGATGTATCAGCCGTTACTGGAGACCGGAAAGAGTCGAAAAAATGAACAGCGACACCGAGGCGTGTCTGTTAAAGAAAAGCTTCCGGGGGTAAATACGTGTTAACGAGGAATTTATTTTAATCTCACAAGGGGACGGTGGTTTTGTGAGGTAGTAAAACAAACGTGTAGAGCATCTAATTAATTTAATTCTTTTTATGTTTATAGAGGGATGGATACAGTTATTATTTGAAAACCTCACAACAGAACCGTCCCCGCGTGAGGTTTGAGGACTTCCTCCTCTGCAGCATTTATATTGACATAGTAAAAAACTTTATCGAATTGACTCGACTGATTAAGATTTACTCCGGACAGGATGCCATATCCAAGATGTTGAAAATCCTTAATTGGTCTTCTCCATAGAGTTCCAGCTCTGCATGGGGCATTCTCTGGTGCAAAGCAGTAACACCGAAAACCTCTCTGTCAAACTCATGAAGCCGGATCGATACTGACCCTCCCCGCTGTTTAAATCAAAGGCCTGTCATTCCCCGAGCCCATTACGTATCCTTCCCTGAGGCACTATCGTTTTTCTCAACTTCCATGCCCAAGGCTTCATGAAAAAACTCAATCAGTTCTGTCCGGTCAAACTGAAATATTCCCTCTTCCGTTTTGAGATAGACCCGATCCCCTTCTTTGGCTGCATTTTCCATGCCTGGCAAATGAAGTCTTTCCCACTCCCCTTCTTCATTTCTGACGGTATACACATAGTTGCTACGTCCTAAATAATGGCTTGGTGTCAGGATCATACCATATCCCTCAGAGGGAAAAAACTCTACAGCGGTAAAAGAGAAACCGCCTTCGTCAAACCCTACTAGAGGGTCATCTTTTTCAAAGGTTTTCTTTCTCTCAAAAAAATCAATTTTATCAAGATCTTTAATCTTTGTAACAGGATCTCCCTGGTCTCCTACGGGCTCATTCACCTCGTAGATGATGACTTCCGGTTCCTCTTGTGTTCCCCCGATCACCCTAAGTTCCTCCCGTTCATCATCGTATTCCAGCACAATCATCTCTCCGGTAGTTGCCAGTAATTCCAGGCCTTGATCGGTTACATGCCAAAGATCATGAAAATTTGAATATCCACCGCACATTGGAATATTTTCACTGCTGAATGATAGAAATAGCGAATCTCCAAACATACGGCCTCCACCTAAAGTTTCTAAAGGAATCACTTTTTCCTCCGTATGCCGGTAGGGCCCTCCGATTTCAAGCTTGGTTCCTTTGTTCTCTTCGGGATTTATTCGCCACCAACCCTTGTTGTCCGAGGCCAGAATCATTTCCTCCTCCCCTAAGGGAACCAGATTGTAGGTGGACAGGGGTTGATCCAGAAGGTCCTGATGATTCGCCACTATTTCCCCCTCTTTAAGATCAAACACCTGTAGAAAGTTTTCCTCCGGTACGAAGGGCTCTCCCTGTTCATTCGGAGGATACCCTTCGGCAATGAAGCTAAGGTAATCAATGGTGATGTATAAATAGCGATGGTTGTTTGAAACCTCCGCCGTGAGATCCGGGTTGTTGCCTCTTCTGCCGAAATCGCTTAGTTCAGCGGAGTGAATAACGCGGAAGTCCTGTTCTTCCCGGGATACCACTTCCACAAGCTCCACCCTTCGGATCCAGTTTCCGCCATCTCCAGGGTTTTTCTCCTTTGCAAGGATATACTCCGTTTCATCAAAGGTAAAATGCTCTAGTAAAACTTCTTTATCCAGAGTTTCTTTATACTCCTGAAGAATAGGCGGCTGATAGTGATAACCGCCAAAAATTTTCCTTCCCTGATCATAACCTTCATCTTCCGGTCCCCAGGCCTGTTCATAGGAGGGTAAATCCTCTATATGAAGGAAGGGTTCATAGGCTCCTTCAACCACAAGATCCTCCTCCACGGTATAGGGAATTTCCATTCCCTGTCCCCGGTCCTCCCCGTTAACGATCCATCCTTCAAAAATCTGTTCATAATCCTCCTTCAGAGCAAAGCGTACTTGCGTACCTTCCTTTACCTCTTCCTCGGGATAAGTCTCAAGGAGTTGCTTAAAGTCCTCATCAATCTCCACCCTATACATGATGTCATCCTCTGCTTCTGCTTCTTCTCCGTTCTCAGCATACTCACCGTTCTCACCGTTTTCCTCGGTACACCCTTGGGTAATCAACAATAAAAAAATCAACAGCGGGATGGTCATCCATTTTTTATCCACGTTTAGCCCCCTTTAGATGTTTTGAATCGATAGAATTTTCATGCTTTTTTTCACCCTACCATAGAAATACTGGATTATCAATAATTTTCCTGTGAAAGATAAAAACTTTCCTTGGTGCCAGGCTATCAGAAGCTAACCAAACATGCTTTAGAGACTTCACCTTTCATATATAACTTCTCCATCCCTGGATTTACCAATAGTTCTGCCTAATTCCCTGTCCTCATCCTCTATAAACATATACCATAAGGTTAAACCATTATCCAGTCTACTAATGTTGGCCTGTTGATACCCTTCGTCCACTTCCTTTTCAATTTTTACAATCCCCGGATCATTTACCACCCCGTAAATCATTTGGTGGACGGGATAATCCTCATAATGCACCTTGGAATGGGTCATTGCCTGTTCAGATTCTGCTTTCATTTGATTATCCTTCCCAATTAATTCAACACCGCCGCCTCCGAATACCCATTTCCAATCTTCCACGTAGTTCCTCAAGAAACCGTAATGCAAAGTCTTCTCCTCTTGATAAAATACAAAAGCTCCGTCTTCTACTATTGTAATATAGTGTATTTCTTCCAATTGTCTATTCCCGGCTAATTCCTCCGTCCTTTCCTGAATTGCTTCGGCTATCTCCTTTTCTAGATCCATGGATTGTTTGGTAAAATCACACCCGATTTGCATTACCAATAGCAATCCTAGGGCGAATAACAACAGAAGGGTTCTTTCTTTCATTTGCTTTTCCTCCTTTTTTAAAAGTAAAATCATTGACTCACAAGGGGACGGTGGTTTTGTGAGGTAGTAATATAAACGTGTAGCAAGATAAAAAGAATCAAAAATGATCGCTGAAAGGAGCTAAAAATGATCGATAAATACGTATCTCACAAGGGGACGGTGGTTTTGTGAGGTAGTAAAACAAATGTGTAGAGCATCTAATTGATTTGATTCTTTTTATGTTTATAGAGGGATGGATACAGTTATTATTTGAAAACCTCACAACAGAACCATCCCCGCGTGAGGTGTTTTAAAATATTCTAGAATATATGGAGGTGGCAATGAATGGATATAGAATTTATTGCAATTACATTATTATATATACATCAAACCCTTGATGTTATTGGTGTAAAAGGTTATGTGGATAGACCCGAATTAATAAGTCCAGATACTATTGGATGGTCATTGTTAACTGTATTAATGGTTTTGTATTATTTGAATATACCATATGTACAAATAATTCTTCTTGTTCTCTTTGGATTGGTGCTATTTGGACTCTATCATTTCCATTGGAAGCTATATTGGTTTGGAGCAAGTGAAAAAAAGATTGAAGGGTACAACAAATATTTTGAAGGAACTCACAGAATTATACCTGAATCAAAAAAAAGGTTAGTGCCGGATACTTATCATATAGTTCATACAGTATTATACTTATTTACTTTTACTGTATTAACTATCAACCAAATTCTTTCAATAGTAGATTAATAAAGTTGAATCTTAAGTGCTCACAATGGGACGGAGTAGAGTGACTTTTTTAACTGTTTTCTCCCATGTTATAAGAGTACTGAAGCCTGCAAGAATAATTGGGCAAAGTGCGAAAAATGGTTTTTCGTAATTTATTACGAATTTTTATGTCGTATTCCTTCATCTAAAATAAAGTTGTCTGATGCACCGAATAAATGATGTTATTGTTTAAAAACTCACAAAAGAAGCGTCCCTGCGTGAGTTGAGGGCCGGTAGTTTTGTGAGGTCCCATACAGGAGGAGATTATGACTGAAAAGGATATATCAGAAAAAGAGATCACAGAAAAAACAAACTGGCTGAAAGACAGTTACATTGCCCATAGAGGCTATCACAATTCCAAGGACGCCCCGGAAAACTCCATGGCGGCTTTTGCTAATGCACTTAAAAAGGGTTTTGCCATCGAACTGGATATTCATCTAACGAAAGATCAGCAGGTTGTGGTCTTTCACGACTGGGACTTGAAAAGAATGACGGGCTCTTCCGGAAAAATAGCGGACTGTACCACAGATAAAATCCGCTCCCTGATGCTATTGGATTCCAAAGAGAAAATCCCTTTGTTACGTGAATTATTGGAATATGTGGACGGGCGTGTTCCATTGCTGATCGAAATTAAAAACCGGAGAAGAGTCGGGCGCTTGGAGCGAAAAACCGATCAGCTGCTTCGTCAGTACAAGGGACAATTTGCCGTGCAGTCCTTTAATCCCTATTCCATCGGATGGTTTAAGGACCATTCCCCGAAGGTTCTCCGCGGTCAAATATCCGGAGCTTTTAAAACACCGGAGTTATCCCTGTATAAGAAGTTCTTATTGAATCATTTACTGTTAAACTACGTTAGCAGCCCCCATTTTATCAACTATGATATCAATTATTTATCCCGACTTCCGAAGAAAATCCAAAAGAAAAAAGGCATCATCCTGGGTCATACGGCAAGAAATCCTGAGGACTACACATCGGCTATGGAAAAAATCACGAATGTAGTCTTTGAAGGATTTAATCCGAAGGAGCTGTAAAATGGTAAAGTTCATGGATAGGATGCTGATCATTATCTCCATATCTTCTTCCTGAACGGTATAGTCTTCGGGGTGTTGTAAGGTGTAATAAGGGTTTTCGTAGGTTTCCCATATAATAATAGGTTAAACCTGTTGTGACGGTTACGGCAGGTTTTTTGCTTTTGGAGAAAAGAACAAGCTTACATAGGAAGGAATTTTGAAGGTCGAAATAGAAGTAGTTAGAGAGAAATATTAAGCTCACAACGGGATGGTTCTTTTGTGAGGCAGCAATATAAATGTGTAGAGCAGCTAATGTATCATTCTTCGTATTATATAGCAATGAAGCAGGCAAGCATATTTGGATATAGTTCAGAAAATGTTTTCTCTAATTTATAGCAGATTTTCATTTTGTATTCCATTATTTAAACAAAGTTATGGGATGAACCAAAGAAATGTTGTTATTGCTTGAAAAACTCACAAA includes:
- a CDS encoding methionyl-tRNA formyltransferase; amino-acid sequence: MALNILFFGTNHPKSIKPLYALDRKHQILGVVEWSPKEDTVKKILRQIYHYGKGLRGEVKTLRSFAKNRKIPHINTHSCPITSGEFEEKIKNLQPDLICVSNFGERIPLNIIEIPKHGGINAHGSYLPNYQGAIPWFWQYYNMEKEGGVTIHRMSEKEDQGEILLQEKFPIELGLRENQLLQRITKHTTKLLMETVEEIEQTGGIEANEGNIIPKEPENLFKGRCIQRGEKFIDWNIWEVERVYHFLRGTDAMELDPPFWGGIWEVQDYKKMKTPSGKATSDARRRQPGDIRKTKEGYRLLCKNGEVLLQPHFSFKALITGMLAKR
- a CDS encoding VanW family protein produces the protein MQPIKRSKLRLFLGKNYYTLRKHMQWRLSKEKYADRQEKAIRSHLYFSHKTPLYRKLKNVDMWLQENKVINLNIAIKTLNGLVLYPGETLSYWKRIGNPTAKKGYVEGMQLSHGKFIANIGGGLCQLSNLIYWMTLHTPLTVTERNRHSYDVFPDVKRKQPFGSGATCVYNYVDLQIKNETEVPMQLCLDVGDTHLIGAWRGEEPHELTYEVYEKEHWITHEYWGGYLRNNLIHRKVYNLEGEIIDDEYVTENHAIMMYQPLLETGKSRKNEQRHRGVSVKEKLPGVNTC
- a CDS encoding glycerophosphodiester phosphodiesterase family protein: MTEKDISEKEITEKTNWLKDSYIAHRGYHNSKDAPENSMAAFANALKKGFAIELDIHLTKDQQVVVFHDWDLKRMTGSSGKIADCTTDKIRSLMLLDSKEKIPLLRELLEYVDGRVPLLIEIKNRRRVGRLERKTDQLLRQYKGQFAVQSFNPYSIGWFKDHSPKVLRGQISGAFKTPELSLYKKFLLNHLLLNYVSSPHFINYDINYLSRLPKKIQKKKGIILGHTARNPEDYTSAMEKITNVVFEGFNPKEL